From Phycisphaerae bacterium, the proteins below share one genomic window:
- a CDS encoding nitric-oxide reductase large subunit gives MRYLRLWIALGVVILGSFAVLGYYGLELYHQAPPIPQRILASDGRVLFTGQDIRDGQNVWQSMGGQEVGTIWGHGAYVAPDWSADWLHREAMFFLQQWAQSEHKEDWDDVGAPAQAALQAKLMQELRTNTYDAATGDLTVSSQRAEAIANVGRHYDALFGNDATMDELREAYAMATNSVPDPARRQKLNAFFFWTAWACVTNRPHAAISYTNNWPSEALVGNRPSASIVVWSVVSFVLLLAGIGALAWHSAITRESEEPFEGAPATDPLLALKPTPSMKATLKYFWVVALLIVVQVGLGAITAHYGVEGSGFYGFPLADILPYAVTRTWHTQLGIFWIATAWLATGLFVAPAVSGREPRFQRAGVNLLFACLLLIVGGSMFGTWYATRQRMGLEMNFWFGHQGYEYVDLGRFWQIFLFVGLWLWLALTARALWPAFRQPGQHRHLLALFLIASTAIALFYGAGLMWGRQTNLAIAEYWRWWVVHLWVEGFFEVFATVVIAFLFTRLGLLRIASATSAVLFSTIIFLSGGIIGTFHHLYFTGTPTVVLALGAVFSALEVVPLTLIGFEAYENWKLTGARPWVSAYRWPIYFFVAVAFWNLVGAGLFGFFINPPIALYYMQGLNTTPVHGHTALFGVYGMLGIGLMLFCLRGLTTRQAWKTGALSLSFWAINIGLALMVLLSLLPVGLLQTWASVEHGTWYARSAAFLQTDTMETLRWMRVIGDSIFAVGVMALGWFVLGLKTGWSLQREADAVSLSLTHAAVTKS, from the coding sequence ATGCGATATTTGCGACTCTGGATTGCCCTTGGCGTAGTAATTCTCGGGTCCTTCGCGGTCCTGGGTTACTACGGCCTCGAACTTTATCACCAGGCTCCGCCCATCCCGCAGCGGATCCTGGCGTCGGATGGCCGCGTCCTCTTCACTGGGCAGGACATTCGCGATGGCCAAAACGTCTGGCAATCCATGGGCGGCCAGGAAGTCGGCACCATCTGGGGCCACGGCGCTTACGTCGCGCCGGATTGGTCGGCCGATTGGCTTCATCGCGAAGCCATGTTCTTCCTGCAGCAATGGGCGCAGAGCGAACACAAAGAAGATTGGGACGACGTCGGCGCGCCCGCGCAGGCCGCTTTGCAAGCCAAGCTCATGCAGGAGCTGCGCACGAACACCTATGACGCCGCCACGGGCGACCTGACAGTCTCAAGCCAGCGGGCGGAGGCGATTGCCAACGTCGGCCGCCACTATGATGCGCTTTTCGGCAATGACGCCACCATGGACGAGCTTCGCGAAGCCTATGCCATGGCGACGAATTCGGTCCCCGACCCGGCGCGACGCCAGAAACTCAACGCCTTTTTCTTTTGGACGGCCTGGGCCTGCGTGACGAACCGCCCCCACGCCGCCATCAGCTACACGAACAACTGGCCGTCGGAGGCCCTGGTCGGCAATCGACCAAGCGCATCGATCGTCGTCTGGTCGGTCGTGAGCTTCGTGTTGTTACTGGCCGGTATCGGCGCCCTCGCCTGGCACTCCGCCATCACCCGCGAATCGGAGGAACCCTTCGAAGGGGCGCCAGCGACGGACCCGCTCCTCGCGCTGAAGCCGACGCCATCGATGAAGGCGACGCTCAAGTATTTTTGGGTCGTCGCGCTACTCATCGTCGTGCAAGTCGGGCTCGGCGCGATTACCGCGCACTATGGCGTGGAGGGCTCTGGCTTCTACGGCTTTCCCCTGGCCGACATCCTGCCTTACGCGGTGACGCGAACGTGGCACACGCAACTGGGTATCTTCTGGATCGCCACGGCCTGGCTCGCTACCGGTCTCTTCGTCGCCCCGGCCGTCTCCGGCCGCGAGCCGCGATTCCAGAGGGCCGGCGTCAATTTACTATTCGCCTGCCTGCTCCTCATCGTCGGCGGCAGCATGTTTGGCACCTGGTATGCCACGCGCCAGCGGATGGGACTGGAAATGAACTTCTGGTTCGGCCACCAGGGCTATGAATACGTCGATCTCGGCCGGTTCTGGCAGATATTCCTGTTTGTGGGTTTATGGTTGTGGCTCGCGTTAACGGCGCGGGCGCTCTGGCCCGCCTTCCGTCAGCCCGGACAACATCGCCACCTTCTGGCGCTGTTTCTGATCGCCTCGACCGCCATCGCACTCTTCTACGGCGCCGGCCTGATGTGGGGACGGCAGACAAATCTGGCGATCGCCGAGTACTGGCGCTGGTGGGTTGTTCATCTTTGGGTCGAGGGCTTCTTCGAAGTCTTTGCCACCGTGGTGATCGCATTTCTCTTCACCCGATTGGGCCTGCTTCGTATCGCCTCCGCGACCTCGGCGGTGCTTTTCTCAACGATCATCTTCCTCTCCGGGGGGATCATTGGGACGTTCCATCATCTTTACTTCACCGGCACACCCACCGTGGTGCTCGCCCTCGGAGCCGTCTTTAGTGCCCTGGAGGTGGTACCTCTCACCTTGATCGGGTTTGAGGCATACGAGAACTGGAAGCTGACCGGCGCAAGGCCCTGGGTCAGCGCATACAGATGGCCGATTTACTTTTTCGTCGCCGTGGCCTTCTGGAACCTCGTCGGCGCTGGGCTCTTCGGCTTCTTCATCAACCCCCCAATCGCCCTCTATTACATGCAGGGCCTGAACACCACGCCTGTCCACGGTCACACCGCGCTGTTCGGCGTATATGGCATGCTCGGCATCGGCCTGATGCTCTTCTGCCTTCGCGGCCTGACCACCCGACAGGCGTGGAAAACCGGCGCGCTCTCGCTCTCCTTTTGGGCGATTAACATCGGATTGGCCTTGATGGTACTCCTCAGTCTACTGCCTGTCGGCCTTTTGCAGACCTGGGCCAGTGTCGAACACGGCACGTGGTACGCTCGCTCAGCCGCGTTCCTCCAGACTGACACGATGGAGACCCTGCGCTGGATGCGCGTCATCGGCGATTCGATCTTCGCCGTCGGTGTTATGGCCCTTGGCTGGTTCGTCCTCGGCCTCAAGACCGGCTGGTCGCTCCAACGCGAGGCCGATGCCGTAAGCTTGTCACTCACCCATGCGGCAGTTACCAAATCTTGA
- a CDS encoding TIM-barrel domain-containing protein, whose translation MNDVRLIVISLIALCAPVLRTERGHATEPPRRVWSENYESKSWHLRIEVLDDDLVLFEYAPAGAKVSERIELTPMVAKRDYSGPSRVSTAADGTVKTAEFELRIEPASLRMTLLDARTNPSKLLSALTPVEGTHPSFTLAAGSMTHAYGLGEQFVELGQPNGDWVGRVRTPGCEFGNRMVPFGGGAVGNAMFPILYALGGPGENYAIFFDDVHAQTWDLTKDPWTVQSTGNTIRGYFLTGPDLPDLRRDYMELVGRPPVPPKKTFGLWVSEYGFDDWAELKDKLATLREHRFPVDGLIMDLQWFGGIVFEKPESRMGSLTWDTKRFPAPRRTIQRLAEKDGVGLVLIEESYVSRGQPAFRRMEKAGYVARDDDGSATVLRSWWGEGGMIDWTNRVGADDWHDKKRQPLVDMGIQGHWTDLGEPEDYDAKSVYAGLDATGSSPHREVHNLLNFRWLESIQRGYARNSPEKRPFTMSRSGISGVQRFGASMWSGDIGSNVGSLATHLNAQMHMSLSGVDYFGSDVGGFKRKALDGDENELYTMWLANACAFDVPVRPHTANTTNRYQTAPDRIGDRESNLANLRRRYELIPYLYSLAHRAYEFGEPLVPPLVYYFQDDPQVREIGDVKLIGRDLLVAAAYQYGAKSRDVYLPAGVWYDYHTGVRIESDGQWIRDVPLQCDGRLTLPMFARAGAIIPLMYVDDQTMNAIGQRRDGTRRNELIVRVFAGDDATEFTLYEDDGTTTAYQRGKVRKTKIRQRISGPMIDVIIEPSEGDFEGAPARRPIEVRLVTDGKHPARGASLNVAMLPRDEAGKADPLAPGWRQVDSRTVAARSGALEVRHEKVFEFEFGR comes from the coding sequence ATGAACGATGTTCGCCTGATCGTGATTAGCTTGATCGCGCTCTGCGCACCCGTCTTGCGAACTGAGCGGGGCCACGCGACCGAGCCGCCACGACGTGTGTGGAGCGAGAATTACGAATCCAAATCGTGGCATTTGCGAATCGAGGTTTTGGATGACGATCTCGTCCTGTTCGAATATGCGCCAGCCGGCGCGAAGGTATCCGAGCGTATCGAACTCACGCCTATGGTGGCAAAGCGGGATTATTCCGGGCCGTCTCGGGTCTCCACTGCCGCCGATGGCACAGTCAAGACCGCGGAGTTCGAGCTTCGGATCGAACCCGCTTCGCTTCGCATGACGTTGCTTGACGCGCGGACGAACCCATCCAAGCTCCTTTCAGCACTTACCCCCGTTGAAGGGACTCACCCTTCGTTCACGCTCGCCGCCGGCTCCATGACCCACGCCTACGGCCTAGGCGAGCAGTTCGTGGAATTGGGTCAACCCAACGGCGATTGGGTCGGCCGCGTCCGTACGCCGGGTTGCGAGTTTGGAAATCGCATGGTTCCGTTCGGCGGAGGCGCGGTCGGAAACGCCATGTTCCCCATCCTCTATGCCCTCGGCGGCCCCGGCGAAAACTACGCGATCTTCTTCGACGACGTCCACGCACAAACATGGGACCTGACCAAAGACCCTTGGACAGTTCAGTCGACCGGCAACACGATTCGCGGCTACTTCCTGACCGGCCCCGACCTGCCGGACTTGCGCCGCGATTACATGGAACTCGTCGGTCGACCACCGGTGCCGCCAAAGAAAACGTTCGGCCTGTGGGTGTCCGAATACGGCTTCGACGATTGGGCGGAGTTGAAGGACAAGCTCGCCACGCTGCGCGAACATCGGTTTCCCGTCGATGGTCTCATCATGGACTTGCAATGGTTTGGTGGCATTGTCTTCGAGAAGCCCGAGAGCCGCATGGGAAGCCTGACGTGGGACACGAAACGATTCCCCGCACCGCGTCGTACAATCCAGCGCCTCGCGGAAAAAGACGGCGTCGGCCTGGTCCTGATTGAAGAGTCCTATGTGTCCCGCGGCCAACCGGCGTTTCGGAGAATGGAAAAGGCCGGCTATGTCGCGCGCGACGACGATGGCTCGGCGACCGTGCTCAGGAGTTGGTGGGGAGAAGGCGGGATGATCGACTGGACCAATCGGGTCGGCGCGGATGATTGGCACGACAAGAAGCGTCAGCCGCTGGTCGACATGGGCATCCAGGGTCATTGGACCGATCTGGGCGAGCCCGAGGATTACGACGCGAAGTCCGTGTACGCCGGCCTCGACGCCACCGGCAGCAGTCCCCATCGCGAGGTTCATAATCTGCTGAACTTCCGCTGGCTGGAGAGCATCCAACGCGGCTACGCGCGGAATTCCCCGGAGAAACGACCCTTCACAATGAGTCGATCCGGCATCTCGGGTGTGCAGCGATTCGGCGCCAGCATGTGGTCCGGCGACATCGGCTCCAACGTCGGCAGCCTGGCGACGCATCTCAACGCCCAGATGCACATGTCGCTCTCCGGCGTGGATTACTTCGGCTCGGATGTCGGCGGGTTCAAGCGTAAGGCCCTCGATGGCGACGAGAACGAGTTGTACACGATGTGGCTGGCGAATGCGTGCGCGTTCGACGTTCCGGTGCGACCGCATACGGCGAACACGACGAATCGCTATCAGACCGCGCCCGACCGGATCGGCGACCGCGAATCCAACCTGGCGAACCTGCGGCGGCGATACGAATTGATCCCCTACCTTTATTCGCTCGCCCACCGGGCCTACGAATTCGGCGAGCCCCTCGTGCCGCCGCTCGTCTATTACTTCCAGGATGATCCGCAGGTCCGCGAGATTGGCGATGTGAAGTTGATCGGCCGCGACCTTCTTGTCGCCGCCGCCTATCAATACGGGGCAAAGTCGCGCGATGTGTATTTGCCGGCGGGCGTCTGGTATGACTATCACACCGGCGTGCGTATCGAGAGCGACGGCCAATGGATCCGGGATGTACCGCTACAGTGCGACGGTCGGCTGACGCTGCCGATGTTTGCCCGCGCGGGGGCGATTATCCCGCTCATGTACGTCGACGACCAGACGATGAACGCGATCGGCCAGCGGCGGGACGGGACGCGCCGCAATGAACTCATCGTTCGCGTCTTCGCGGGAGATGACGCCACGGAATTCACCCTTTACGAAGACGATGGGACGACGACGGCGTACCAACGCGGCAAGGTCCGGAAGACAAAGATTCGCCAGCGGATATCGGGACCCATGATAGACGTCATCATTGAGCCATCGGAAGGAGATTTTGAGGGGGCGCCCGCACGAAGGCCAATTGAAGTCCGGCTGGTGACAGATGGAAAGCACCCGGCCAGGGGCGCGTCGCTTAACGTCGCTATGCTACCCCGCGATGAAGCCGGCAAAGCCGATCCCCTCGCACCAGGATGGCGACAGGTCGATTCGCGAACCGTTGCGGCTCGATCCGGAGCCTTGGAGGTTCGCCATGAGAAAGTCTTTGAATTCGAATTCGGGCGATGA
- a CDS encoding tetratricopeptide repeat protein — protein sequence MRRNRKPVQQRHAPAPAPVVAHSPAEPSSTRALLILLAVSAVLVTAVHWPALSAQALSFDDQDYLVDNPLVRNPSLTSAWRFVSEVLEPSTIGGYYQPLAMISLMIDYGLGGRIDDLTPFHATSLTLHVANTLLIITLLYLLFGQPWPAAIVGILFGAHPLTVEPIPWVGERKTLLAAFFSLLALIAYVRYARTHQLRWFLCATLGYCLALLSKPTSTPLPLAMLVLDWWPLQRFSRRAIFEKLPLLALAAVSSLVTFTSQQRTAVVALPGEYNFVEIPMMICHNIMFYLYKLVWPANLTSHNPLPAPFRLTEPWILAGVIGTCVLVPLMIWSLRRTRSLVAGLLIYSLMLLPTIQIIGFSNVIASDKYAYLPAIGLLLALACGLAQYSSRATNPADRTWRIGLLGGIGALIFCAEAYGTRQYLTVWRDTETLYRHMIALAPQAETLRARLGNLYLEQGRTEDAVAELREAARLAPNFAPIHNDLANALKSQGKFDEAIAEYAEALRLQPDFAEPYSNLGALLVSQGRAKEALDFFQEAIRRVPKLADAHYNLATTLVSLGRTNEAVVSFRKALEYRYPYPDAHNNLAVVLARQGRVDEAIHHFREAIRFSPDYAEAHFNLAGTLARSGQILEAAREYQQVLRIDPSDEDAWRALDQLNRKGS from the coding sequence ATGAGGCGGAATCGTAAGCCCGTTCAACAGCGGCACGCTCCCGCACCGGCCCCGGTGGTTGCCCACTCCCCCGCCGAGCCCTCATCGACCCGAGCCCTGCTCATCCTCCTCGCCGTCTCGGCGGTATTGGTGACGGCAGTGCATTGGCCGGCGCTTTCCGCACAGGCGCTATCGTTCGACGATCAGGATTATCTCGTTGACAACCCCCTGGTCCGCAACCCGAGTCTGACTTCGGCGTGGCGTTTCGTCAGCGAGGTGCTGGAACCATCGACCATCGGCGGATATTACCAGCCATTGGCGATGATCTCGCTGATGATCGATTATGGGTTGGGCGGCCGCATCGATGACCTGACGCCGTTTCATGCGACCAGCTTGACCCTGCACGTCGCCAATACGCTGCTGATCATCACCCTGCTCTACCTCCTCTTTGGGCAGCCCTGGCCCGCGGCGATCGTCGGCATTCTGTTCGGCGCGCATCCCCTGACCGTCGAGCCCATTCCTTGGGTGGGCGAGCGAAAGACATTGCTGGCCGCGTTTTTTTCGCTGCTCGCCCTGATTGCGTATGTCCGCTATGCCAGGACCCATCAGCTGCGCTGGTTCCTGTGTGCGACGCTTGGTTATTGCCTGGCGCTGCTCTCCAAGCCGACCAGCACCCCGCTTCCGCTGGCGATGCTGGTCCTGGATTGGTGGCCCTTGCAACGCTTCAGCCGCCGCGCCATCTTCGAGAAGCTGCCGCTCCTGGCGCTCGCCGCGGTCTCCTCGCTGGTGACGTTCACTTCGCAGCAGCGGACCGCCGTCGTCGCCTTGCCGGGCGAATACAACTTCGTCGAAATTCCCATGATGATCTGCCACAACATCATGTTCTATCTCTATAAGCTCGTGTGGCCCGCGAATCTTACTTCACACAATCCGCTGCCTGCGCCGTTTCGATTGACCGAGCCGTGGATCCTGGCGGGTGTAATCGGCACCTGCGTCCTGGTCCCGCTGATGATCTGGTCGCTGCGGCGGACGCGCTCGCTGGTCGCCGGTTTATTGATCTACTCTCTCATGCTGCTCCCCACAATTCAGATCATCGGATTCTCCAATGTGATCGCCTCGGACAAGTATGCGTATTTGCCGGCGATAGGACTGCTCCTCGCGCTCGCCTGCGGGCTCGCGCAGTATTCATCGCGCGCGACGAACCCCGCCGATCGCACGTGGCGAATCGGTCTACTGGGCGGAATCGGCGCGCTGATCTTCTGCGCGGAGGCCTATGGCACGCGCCAATACCTGACCGTTTGGCGTGATACGGAGACGCTCTATCGGCACATGATTGCGCTGGCGCCGCAAGCCGAAACGCTTCGCGCTCGCCTCGGAAACCTGTACCTGGAACAGGGCCGGACGGAAGACGCCGTCGCCGAGCTCCGGGAGGCGGCGCGGCTGGCGCCGAACTTCGCGCCGATTCACAACGACCTGGCCAACGCCCTGAAGTCACAGGGAAAGTTTGACGAGGCGATTGCCGAATACGCCGAGGCCCTGCGATTGCAGCCCGATTTCGCCGAGCCGTACAGCAATCTCGGCGCGCTGCTCGTCAGTCAGGGCCGCGCAAAGGAGGCCCTGGATTTTTTTCAGGAGGCGATCCGACGCGTCCCGAAACTCGCCGATGCTCATTACAATCTCGCCACGACGCTCGTCAGCCTCGGCCGAACGAACGAAGCGGTGGTCTCTTTTAGGAAAGCGCTGGAATACCGGTACCCCTATCCGGATGCGCACAACAATCTGGCTGTGGTGCTCGCCCGTCAGGGACGAGTGGACGAAGCGATCCATCATTTCCGCGAGGCCATCCGCTTTTCGCCAGATTACGCCGAGGCGCATTTCAACCTCGCCGGGACACTCGCGCGGTCGGGTCAAATCCTGGAGGCCGCCCGAGAATATCAGCAGGTCCTGCGGATCGATCCGAGCGACGAAGATGCATGGCGGGCGCTGGACCAACTCAACAGGAAGGGATCATGA
- a CDS encoding tetratricopeptide repeat protein → MGSKRARRKAARHEWARAMVKTEPAGPPRIILIVLMLLVAGAVLATHWPALSARAMSCDDQQYLADNLLVRNPSWASARRALTEVLEPSTVAGYYQPLSMISLMIDAATGGSVDNLRPFHRTSLILHVANTLLIVLLLYTLFGRPWPAAVAGLLFGLHPLTVEPIPWVGERKTLLAAFFALAALVAYVRYTQTRRWAYFAGAIIGYALALLSKPTSTPLPLAMLLLDYWPLNRWGRRALWEKAPLLAIGAISAVITFVSQDRTAATVLPTDVPWFYAPLRLFHNVVFYLEKMIWPRHLSSHYPVPDPFNLSDRGLFVGLIGILILVPLAWVTLRYTRALAVGLLIYLVLLLPTVQIIGFSDAIAADKYAYLPAVGILIALAWLLGRWRVFSPARRRGALVIGVEALLIVAASAEVLATRRYLAVWKDTESLCGHMLTLTPKAASVRNHLGLYLAGQGRWNEAVAQYKQALKDNPNHVEARNNLGNAYSELGRHAEAYSCWNRTLEQDPSNFTATYNLGTWYAEQSQLPEARQYLESAVRLRPGHPQARTNLAAILIQMGEPSEAAAHLRESIALWPNSANAHYQLGEALRQTGQFEDAAREFREALRLNPAHQGAQAGLRAPVPSGGT, encoded by the coding sequence ATGGGATCAAAGAGGGCTCGGCGAAAGGCGGCGCGGCACGAATGGGCACGCGCAATGGTCAAGACCGAACCCGCGGGACCTCCGCGAATCATCCTCATCGTGCTGATGCTCCTCGTCGCCGGGGCGGTCCTCGCCACGCATTGGCCGGCGCTGTCTGCGCGGGCGATGTCCTGCGACGATCAGCAGTATCTTGCGGACAATCTCCTGGTCCGCAACCCAAGCTGGGCCTCGGCGCGGCGGGCGCTGACGGAGGTGCTCGAACCCTCGACCGTCGCGGGCTATTACCAGCCGCTCTCCATGATCTCGCTGATGATCGACGCGGCGACGGGCGGGAGCGTCGACAACCTGCGGCCGTTCCACCGGACGAGCCTGATTCTGCACGTGGCCAACACGCTTCTGATCGTGCTCCTGCTGTACACGCTGTTCGGGCGACCGTGGCCCGCGGCCGTCGCTGGGCTGCTTTTCGGGTTGCACCCGCTGACGGTCGAGCCGATCCCGTGGGTTGGGGAGCGGAAGACGCTGCTTGCGGCTTTTTTCGCGCTCGCCGCGCTAGTCGCGTATGTGCGTTACACGCAGACGCGGCGTTGGGCTTATTTCGCCGGTGCGATCATCGGTTATGCCCTGGCGTTGCTCTCCAAACCGACGAGTACACCTCTGCCGTTGGCAATGCTGCTCCTCGATTACTGGCCGCTGAACCGTTGGGGGCGGCGGGCGCTCTGGGAAAAAGCCCCGCTCTTGGCCATCGGTGCCATCTCGGCGGTCATCACGTTTGTCTCGCAGGACCGCACAGCGGCGACGGTCCTGCCGACGGATGTCCCCTGGTTCTACGCTCCACTGCGGCTCTTTCATAACGTCGTCTTCTATCTGGAGAAGATGATCTGGCCGCGCCATCTCTCCTCACACTATCCCGTGCCCGATCCGTTCAACCTGTCCGATCGCGGTCTATTCGTCGGGCTGATCGGAATACTGATCCTGGTGCCGCTCGCATGGGTGACGCTGCGCTACACCCGCGCGCTTGCCGTCGGCCTCCTGATATACCTCGTACTCTTGCTCCCCACCGTGCAGATCATCGGGTTTTCCGATGCCATCGCCGCGGACAAGTACGCGTATCTCCCGGCGGTCGGCATCCTCATCGCGCTGGCCTGGCTTCTCGGCCGTTGGCGGGTGTTTTCGCCGGCTCGGCGGCGCGGGGCGTTGGTCATCGGCGTGGAAGCCCTGCTCATTGTCGCGGCGAGCGCGGAAGTGCTGGCGACGCGCCGATATCTGGCGGTCTGGAAAGACACCGAGTCGCTGTGCGGGCACATGCTCACCCTGACACCAAAAGCGGCCAGCGTCCGTAATCACCTGGGGCTGTATCTGGCCGGGCAAGGTCGATGGAACGAAGCCGTCGCGCAATACAAGCAGGCATTGAAAGACAATCCGAACCATGTCGAGGCCCGCAACAACCTGGGAAACGCCTATTCCGAACTCGGACGCCACGCCGAGGCGTATTCGTGTTGGAATCGTACGCTCGAACAGGACCCGTCCAATTTCACGGCCACCTACAACCTCGGCACCTGGTACGCCGAACAAAGCCAACTGCCGGAGGCCCGGCAGTACCTCGAGTCGGCCGTGCGATTGCGACCGGGCCATCCTCAGGCGCGAACCAATCTGGCGGCCATTCTGATACAAATGGGCGAGCCGTCCGAAGCGGCGGCGCATCTGCGCGAATCCATCGCGTTATGGCCAAACTCGGCAAACGCCCACTACCAGCTTGGTGAGGCCCTGCGCCAGACCGGTCAGTTTGAGGACGCGGCGCGGGAGTTTCGCGAGGCCCTGCGGCTCAATCCCGCGCATCAGGGCGCGCAGGCCGGCCTGCGGGCGCCTGTGCCCTCCGGCGGCACGTAA
- a CDS encoding BtpA/SgcQ family protein, producing the protein MAKKTNLARLRLIGMVHLSPLPGAPKAGPMAATIRRAVDEARMLARAGFDAVIVENFGDAPFAADCVPRETIAAMSIVVDHVVCTCGVPVGVNVLRNDGLAGLAVAAAADAAFIRVNVLSGTYATDQGLITGRAHELARQRAALAPGVRIAADVHVKHAVPINQPDIALAAEETAGRGGADILIVSGAATGSPTDMDAVRRVKEAVPRVPVWIGSGVTTETVGEYLEIADGVIVGTSLKRGGVTTATLDAKRVAGFIKAARRA; encoded by the coding sequence ATGGCAAAAAAAACTAACCTCGCTCGACTGCGTCTGATCGGCATGGTCCACCTTTCGCCGCTTCCGGGCGCGCCGAAGGCGGGGCCGATGGCGGCGACGATTCGGCGGGCGGTGGACGAGGCACGGATGCTGGCGCGGGCCGGGTTCGACGCGGTCATCGTCGAGAACTTCGGCGACGCGCCGTTCGCGGCGGACTGCGTGCCGCGGGAGACGATCGCGGCCATGAGCATCGTCGTCGATCACGTCGTGTGCACGTGCGGCGTGCCGGTCGGGGTCAATGTGCTGCGCAACGACGGGTTGGCGGGGCTTGCGGTGGCCGCGGCGGCGGACGCGGCGTTCATCCGCGTTAACGTCCTCTCCGGCACTTACGCGACGGATCAGGGCCTAATCACCGGCCGGGCGCATGAGCTGGCGCGGCAACGGGCGGCGCTCGCGCCGGGCGTGCGGATCGCGGCCGACGTCCACGTAAAGCACGCCGTGCCCATCAACCAGCCGGATATCGCGCTGGCCGCCGAGGAAACGGCGGGGCGCGGAGGCGCGGACATCCTGATCGTCAGCGGCGCGGCGACCGGCTCGCCGACGGATATGGACGCGGTGCGGAGGGTCAAGGAGGCGGTGCCGCGCGTGCCGGTGTGGATCGGCTCGGGCGTAACGACGGAGACGGTGGGCGAGTACCTGGAGATTGCGGACGGCGTGATCGTGGGGACGTCCTTGAAGCGCGGCGGCGTGACGACGGCAACGCTGGATGCGAAGCGCGTGGCGGGGTTTATCAAAGCCGCGCGGCGAGCTTGA
- a CDS encoding thermonuclease family protein: MTPRRAWMRRALKRLSWLVALGMIVVPTVRAEADGVVGAKKGKVYHTHPDDCSAAKNINDDNIVRWASESEAKKEGRRLCKSCAKLDERAKKKAAGPSDTERPANSRRPSAAESEEPENVDNSGGSLIQVRVKKVLTGGTVLLDNGDKARLFGIAAPQSGQSLADETIRFIEKRVKGRTLQLIPVEDREAKPRRDRLGRTLAYIAISSGDSDLGGALVNEGLAAVDRSIEFERLDDYLKHEDDAAWAGRGIWKKLDGPEGAAEVVTGKHTHEYHAADCPHVEHLIEPATVTVNEAKSRRLRPCEYYRVGNGKKN, from the coding sequence ATGACTCCACGACGCGCGTGGATGCGCAGGGCATTAAAAAGACTGAGTTGGCTGGTCGCATTGGGCATGATCGTCGTGCCGACGGTTCGCGCGGAGGCCGATGGAGTCGTCGGCGCAAAAAAGGGCAAGGTCTATCACACGCATCCCGACGATTGCTCCGCCGCGAAGAATATCAACGACGACAATATTGTCCGCTGGGCCTCGGAGAGCGAGGCCAAAAAAGAGGGCCGGCGACTGTGCAAATCGTGTGCCAAATTGGACGAGCGTGCCAAAAAGAAAGCGGCTGGGCCGTCGGACACCGAACGCCCTGCCAATTCCAGGCGTCCGAGCGCCGCGGAATCGGAGGAGCCGGAAAATGTCGATAACTCAGGCGGCAGTCTCATCCAAGTCCGCGTCAAGAAGGTCCTGACCGGCGGTACGGTGCTCCTGGATAACGGCGACAAAGCGCGGCTGTTCGGCATCGCCGCACCGCAATCGGGGCAATCCCTCGCCGACGAGACCATTCGCTTTATCGAAAAGCGAGTCAAGGGCCGGACGCTCCAGCTCATACCCGTCGAGGATCGCGAGGCGAAGCCGCGCCGTGACCGGCTGGGGCGAACACTCGCTTACATCGCCATCAGCAGCGGGGATTCCGACCTCGGTGGCGCGCTGGTCAACGAGGGCCTGGCCGCGGTCGATCGGTCGATAGAATTCGAGCGGCTCGACGACTATCTCAAGCACGAGGACGACGCGGCATGGGCCGGTCGGGGGATATGGAAAAAACTCGACGGCCCCGAAGGCGCGGCGGAGGTCGTGACCGGCAAGCATACGCACGAGTACCACGCGGCGGATTGTCCGCACGTCGAGCATTTAATAGAACCGGCGACGGTCACGGTCAATGAGGCGAAGAGCCGGCGGCTGCGTCCCTGCGAATACTATCGGGTAGGCAATGGCAAAAAAAACTAA
- a CDS encoding co-chaperone GroES: MEKENTKLRPVKLETVEPIGKRVLIRKDADKKQTKGGIQLPDNIEIPTITGRIVAVSCQVDRDEDFPIKQYDRVLFNPKRAIPVDFEGDNQLFVVPVEDVVAVFRKAGG, encoded by the coding sequence ATGGAAAAGGAAAACACCAAGCTCCGCCCCGTCAAACTCGAGACCGTCGAGCCGATCGGCAAGCGCGTCCTGATCCGCAAGGACGCCGACAAGAAGCAGACCAAGGGCGGGATTCAACTGCCGGACAACATCGAGATTCCCACGATCACGGGCCGGATCGTGGCGGTGTCCTGCCAGGTGGATCGCGACGAGGATTTTCCGATCAAGCAGTACGACCGGGTGCTGTTCAACCCCAAGCGCGCCATCCCCGTCGACTTCGAGGGCGACAACCAGCTCTTCGTCGTGCCGGTCGAAGATGTCGTGGCGGTTTTCCGCAAGGCCGGCGGCTGA